TAACATTTCAGTGAGGGCCAACATGCGAAGACCTACAAATGTTTTGATTGTTTTGGTTTACGTCAGACCAAAATGAGTTCCAAGCCTAAAATACAGCCAGTAAAGAATTTTCTAGTTAAAAAATAAACTAAATTTCATTATAATTTAACCCAAAAACTTATATTATGAGTAGCTCAAACCATAAACTTTCTCTTGTTGAGGTCCAGGTCACAAGATCGGCTTCAACCAAATGCAGAGACCATTTGTTTAAGAACTGGAATTCTAAGTATAGTGAAACTTGTTTCAGTTTAGGTTAATGTAAAAGTTTTTTTTAAAAAGTTAATATTAAGTTCTTTAAAATTGTAGGTGAAAAAGTTTAAATAAAGTGAATGTTCGGTCTTCAAAAGTACATAGAACAACTAGGGGTTGGCATATATACCTAAATCAAACCAAACCAAAATTCACCAATGGAAATTCGAAATGTGTTATGTAATAACTCGAATTGGTAAATTTTTTTAATATAACTCAAAACAGATTAGCAGGACTAACCCAATATTACGTTCTCATATTATGCATAATAAGACTACGTCACGTTCCCACGTAATGCATAGTAAAATAAAACTAAATATGATGATACAGTCTTTTATTAAATGATGATACGCTCTTTACGATATCCCATGTTATACATATTGCATTCTCTACGTTATTACGTTCCCACGTTATCCATATTCATCCCATGAATCAAATAATATTATACGATTCCACTAAACTAGACAAAAGCTATTTGAGTAAGCCTCTGGTCAGACCTAGCGCAGGGGAAGCAAAGACACGTGAAACCAGGCGACGCAACATCACCAGTTCACTCCATGTTCCTAGATTCACGACGTAAAGGCATCAGTTTACGCAAATCCGTCCAACTACTTTCATTAATGAAAGATGTTCAAAATACATTATATATAGACTCTCTCTGACTATTTACTATACCATCAAACTTCAGTTCCTCCAAACTTGGCTGGAGAATGGCATTAGCTTACTCCACCCTAACCTACTGGCTCGTGAACCACCCCTACATCGCCAACTTCACGTGGACCGAAGGTGAAACCTTTGGCTCCACCGTGTTCTTTGTAGCCGTTGTAGTCTCCCTTTACCTCTCCGCAACATTCCTCCTCCGACATGCCGTCGTTTCACTCCCCTCACTCGGTTCCAAAATTCTCAAACCAATCACAGCCGTTCACAGCTTCATCCTCTGCCTCCTCTCTCTTATCATGGCCGTTGGTTGCATTCTCTCCGTAACCTCAGACCCCACAATGCATTTATTCCACACGATTTGTTTTCCCCTCGACGTGAAACCTAAAGGACCGCTCTTCTTCTGGGGCCAAGTCTTCTACCTATCCAAGATCCTTGAGTTCGGAGACACGCTTCTCATCATACTCGGCAAATCATTCCAACGGCTCTCGTTCCTCCACGTGTACCACCATGCAACGGTTGTGATCTTGTGCTTCACCTGGCTCCGAACCCGCCAGTCGATGTTTCCTGTTGCGCTTGTGACGAACTCGTTGGTTCATGTCGTCATGTACGGTTACTACTTCCTTTGTGCCGTTGGACGGAGACCGAGGTGGAAGAGGTTTGTGACGGAGTTTCAGATTGTGCAGTTTGTTTTCGGCTTTGTATTATCGGGTTGGATGTTTCCGGAGCATTATTTTGGGTCTGGTTGCTCCGGGGTTTGGACAATATATTTCATGGGTGCGTTTAATGGGTCTCTCTTGGTTCTCTTCTTCAACTTCCGCTCCAAGAACTATGCTAACAAGAAACAATTAGATAATTATTTTCCAAAAGAAACGATTAAACTGGCTTAAATTGTTGAATATTATGTCTTGTCGATCTCTTGTTGTGTTGTTGTTACATGAAATGATGTTTGTAGTGTTTGAAATTGTTTTATTATGAATAAGATGACGAAATATATTGAAAATCTATTTAGTCAAAAAGAAAATATTGAAAATGTAACATTAATCATGAAATGGCTGCCGACAAAAAAAAATCATGAAATGGCTGATTCCTAGATTCTAAAATTGTTTAATTATGAATAAGACGACATAATATACTGACAATGTAACACTAATAATGAAATAGCTGATTCTTAGATTCAAAAATGTGACCTTAAGGTGACTTTAAGTTGCACAATGAGATTAGTCTACTCGTACACCACTAAGTTTGTACCTAATCGAATATTAAATTTAATATATCTAGCTACTAGTTTGTAGTCCAGATTATTTTGAAGATAATTGTTGGTGTTTACATAAACGATAGAATCATAAAATTCTCAAATACATTACAAACTAACTCTCCATAAGACAACAAGAAAACGAGGAAAAATAAAACAAAAAAAAAACCAAAATAAAGAAACTCCAGCCAACAAATCTTGCAAGACCTCCAATTCAATAACAATAACCAAACATATTGGGATGGATGAATAGTGTTTTCTTCATTTTGAGGTTTTAGAATCATTCTGTTTCGAGTCTTGACTTTTAGGGTTTATCAACTAAAGCTGCTTCTACCTCAGACTCGACAACACCATTCCATTGTCTCCCAGACAATGGAGCAGGGGCCACGGTTTCAGAAGCAGCAGTTCCTACAGTGTCTGGATTCACGACAGACTCAGCTGGTGGTTTAATATCAAACCCAGAAACACGCGGTCGCCTATCCCTTCTTTCATACACTGGACTAGGACTACGGCTATAGCTTCTGCTCCGTTTATGACCACTACGCCTAGGGCTACGACTCCTTGAGCGTGACCAGCTCCTGCTCCGGCTACGACTGTAGCTACGACTGCGGCTCCTGCTATAGCTCGGGCTACGACGTGGCCTAACCAAATCAGGACTTCTGCTACGGCTTCTCCCTCTTCTGTTATCAAACCGTCCACCACCACGACCAAAGCCTCTACCACTACCACCACCACCACCACCACCACCACCACGACCAAAGCCTCGACCATCCATATTAGAAATCTGAGCGACGGACGATTGGTACCGCAACCTTTTTATATGTATCTACCTATCTATGTATTTTTATCGTATGTATAAATATACACTTTGATAAAAAAAAAAAAAAAAAAAAAAAGAANNNNNNNNNNNNNNNNNNNNNNNNNNNNNNNNNNNNNNNNNNNNNNNNNNNNNNNNNNNNNNNNNNNNNNNNNNNNNNNNNNNNNNNNNNNNNNNNNNNNNNNNNNNNNNNNNNNNNNNNNNNNNNNNNNNNNNNNNNNNNNNNNNNNNNNNNNNNNNNNNNNNNNNNNNNNNNNNNNNNNNNNNNNNNNNNNNNNNNNNNNNNNNNNNNNNNNNNNNNNNNNNNNNNNNNNNNNNNNNNNNNNNNNNNNNNNNNNNNNNNNNNNNNNNNNNNNNNNNNNNNNNNNNNNNNNNNNNNNNNNNNNNNNNNNNNNNNNNNNNNNNNNNNNNNNNNNNNNNNNNNNNNNNNNNNNNNNNNNNNNNNNNNNNNNNNNNNNNNNNNNNNNNNNNNNNNNNNNNNNNNNNNNNNNNNNNNNNNNNNNNNNNNNNNNNNNNNNNNNNNNNNNNNNNNNNNNNNNNNNNNNNNNNNNNNNNNNNNNNNNNNNNNNNNNNNNNNNNNNNNNNNNNNNNNNNNNNNNNNNNNNNNNNNNNNNNNNNNNNNNNNNNNNNNNNNNNNNNNNNNNNNNNNNNNNNNNNNNNNNNNNNNNNNNNNNNNNNNNNNNNNNNNNNNNNNNNNNNNNNNNNNNNNNNNNNNNNNNNNNNNNNNNNNNNNNNNNNNNNNNNNNNNNNNNNNNNNNNNNNNNNNNNNNNNNNNNNNNNNNNNNNNNNNNNNNNNNNNNNNNNNNNNNNNNNNNNNNNNNNNNNNNNNNNNNNNNNNNNNNNNNNNNNNNNNNNNNNNNNNNNNNNNNNNNNNNNNNNNNNNNNNNNNNNNNNNNNNNNNNNNNNNNNNNNNNNNNNNNNNNNNNNNNNNNNNNNNNNNNNNNNNNNNNNNNNNNNNNNNNNNNNNNNNNNNNNNNNNNNNNNNNNNNNNNNNNNNNNNNNNNNNNNNNNNNNNNNNNNNNNNNNNNNNNNNNNNNNNNNNNNNNNNNNNNNNNNNNNNNNNNNNNNNNNNNNNNNNNNNNNNNNNNNNNNNNNNNNNNNNNNNNNNNNNNNNNNNNNNNNNNNNNNNNNNNNNNNNNNNNNNNNNNNNNNNNNNNNNNNNNNNNNNNNNNNNNNNNNNNNNNNNNNNNNNNNNNNNNNNNNNNNNNNNNNNNNNNNNNNNNNNNNNNNNNNNNNNNNNNNNNNNNNNNNNNNNNNNNNNNNNNNNNNNNNNNNNNNNNNNNNNNNNNNNNNNNNNNNNNNNNNNNNNNNNNNNNCGACCAAAGCCTCGACCATCCATATTATTATTACCAAACCGACCAAATCCGCCTCTACCCACATTCATACGACCCGCATCATGACCAGGAAAACCCCGACCACGTCCGAATGAATCATCTCTCATTCCAAATCCGCCACTTCGGCCACCAAACCCACCGCCACGTCCACCAAACCCACCGCCACGTCCACCAAACTCACCTGCAGAATCCCAACGGCTACCACCACGGCCAGAGTCAAAACGGTTTACCATGCCTCTTCGGTCCTGATTAAAACCCGGACCACCACCACCGCCACCGCGCATTGCAATGTCCCTCACTTGAGGCGGAACTTGCTGGTTTGCTCCTTCCAGGACTTTGATTAAATCAGGCGCGTATTTCCAATCTTGCTCTGTAAAGAAAGTGAATGCAACTCCAGTTGCACCAGCTCGACCAGTTCTCCCGATACGGTGGACATAGTCTTCAACACCGGTTGGAAAATCGTAGTTGATCACAACTCTGTAGTGGTATAACACAATCAAAGGTAAGGAAGGTATCTTGATAATAAACAAGCAAAGAGATATATATAACAAGAACTATTACAACAAACCTGATGTCTTTTATATCGAGCCCCCGGGCAGCAACGTCAGTAGCTATCAACACACACGACTTCCCGCTGCGGAACTGGTTAAGTACCCAGTCTCTCTCACCTTGAGATTTGTCTCCATGGATTACAACAGCACCAAAATTACGTCCGACGCTGCGTGAAAGATGGTCACAAAGCCTTTTCGTGGCACAGAATATTATAACTTTTGAACCTCGTTCTTGCGACCTAAGGATTTGCTCCAAACGCCCCTCTTTCTCCATTTGCGGGACAACTTCAACATACTGCAATAATAAGCATGGAATTAGTAACCTCATCACCAACTTCTGTAGAAGGAAGTGATAAAGAATGGTTTAGATGACCATCACCTGCGTTATCGCCTTGTTTGCAGCCAACTCATCTACGCTGCCTATGTTAACTTGGACAGGGTTCACAAGAAGATCGTTTGCAATTTTCCTAACTTCATTTGGCCAAGTCGCAGTGTACATAAGAGTCTGTCTCCGCGGAGGTATTTCATTCACAATCTTACGGATTTGGGGTTCAAAACCCATGTCAAGCATTCGATCTGCTTCGTCAAGCACAAGGAGGGAAACTTGTTGGAAATCAATCTTCCTCATCTCCAGTATGTCATTTAGGCGCCCAGGAGTTGCCACCACAATATCAGCTCCTCGTTCCAACTCTTGCAATTGAGGACCCTTTGGAGCTCCACCATACAAGCACTGGTAACCAAAATATAGATAAGTATCCAGAAAAAAAACAAGGAAGGCTCTATCAGCCATGACGAAAAAAGTCAAAAGAGACTCGAATAAAACTCACAGTGCAAGATATTCTGGAAGACCGGCCAAACCTAAGGGCTTCATTTTGTATCTGTGTAGCTAGCTCCCGAGTAGGAGCTAAGATCAAAACCGTGGGGCCATTGCGGGGGTCATTACGACAGTGCCTAAGAAGAGTGAAGGCAGGGATCAAGTATCCCAATGTTTTACCAGAACCAGTTTTTGCAATTGCAACTATATCCCTGTTCTGCAGAGCAATTGGCCATGTTTGAGCCTGGATCGGTGTTGGTGATGGAAATCCAGCAGAAAGCAACTGATAAACAAAATCAAAACCATTAACACACAATAATGCCTACAGAACCAAGGCCACTAATAAAGTTCATAATAAAACTGACCTCTCTAAGTAATTCGGGTGGGAGACCACTAGATTCAAACGTGATGAATGGTGCTGGAATGTTTTCACCCTGCACAAGAGCGATAGATTTTTAAAAGTGGCACACAAATTAGAATATATGAGAAAAGCGCAAGGTTTAATACTATTCTAAAATGCTATTACTTATTCCAGTTGAAGTTCGTCCAATCCCACATTCTCAGTAGTTTTATGGACAAACATTCACTGAAACAACAATTGCAAAAAATTACAGCACATTACAGCTTAAAGAACTTAACAGCCAAAGGCAAGCAATCAAAGAACATGAACTTACAGTTACTGTGATTTCATGCTGTTTTCGGTAACTATCAACAGGCGAAAGATGGGGACCATCAG
The DNA window shown above is from Brassica oleracea var. oleracea cultivar TO1000 chromosome C3, BOL, whole genome shotgun sequence and carries:
- the LOC106333815 gene encoding elongation of fatty acids protein 3-like, with product MALAYSTLTYWLVNHPYIANFTWTEGETFGSTVFFVAVVVSLYLSATFLLRHAVVSLPSLGSKILKPITAVHSFILCLLSLIMAVGCILSVTSDPTMHLFHTICFPLDVKPKGPLFFWGQVFYLSKILEFGDTLLIILGKSFQRLSFLHVYHHATVVILCFTWLRTRQSMFPVALVTNSLVHVVMYGYYFLCAVGRRPRWKRFVTEFQIVQFVFGFVLSGWMFPEHYFGSGCSGVWTIYFMGAFNGSLLVLFFNFRSKNYANKKQLDNYFPKETIKLA
- the LOC106335062 gene encoding DEAD-box ATP-dependent RNA helicase 40 isoform X1 yields the protein MATAEAAPASAGPRYAPEDPTLPKPWKGLIDGSSGVLYYWNPETNVTQYERPSPPLPAGAPPKLAQIPVPSAGQQGHQTQLELGKPVGHVPQQHGLQQQPQQFPSQHGRPQMMQQQQHPVQQMPQQSGQQFSQQQGQSMAPQPHGHPSQQTYQPTPQQQQQHSQMPQQLSHQYPHSQQQYMGYRPYMQPQGNQNSHQMGPQGQQFPSQQEYNSMPPKREGEEFHRGEKTGFSQPHLQNSEASPSQNTAFEAKASSQRPNATQQYNGPQGNFQHPAAVTQFQQPGANLAHQQLGPRPPHHMDQMLHQKSHASPFRSNNTYENNLQARPGNDSYGNTRMEGPMRGAQPRHPAAMPEDIRIGGGPPAHADPAMGQTGHGPYGHAGPAFPTAGRPHFATTPDGPHLSPVDSYRKQHEITVTGENIPAPFITFESSGLPPELLRELLSAGFPSPTPIQAQTWPIALQNRDIVAIAKTGSGKTLGYLIPAFTLLRHCRNDPRNGPTVLILAPTRELATQIQNEALRFGRSSRISCTCLYGGAPKGPQLQELERGADIVVATPGRLNDILEMRKIDFQQVSLLVLDEADRMLDMGFEPQIRKIVNEIPPRRQTLMYTATWPNEVRKIANDLLVNPVQVNIGSVDELAANKAITQYVEVVPQMEKEGRLEQILRSQERGSKVIIFCATKRLCDHLSRSVGRNFGAVVIHGDKSQGERDWVLNQFRSGKSCVLIATDVAARGLDIKDIRVVINYDFPTGVEDYVHRIGRTGRAGATGVAFTFFTEQDWKYAPDLIKVLEGANQQVPPQVRDIAMRGGGGGGPGFNQDRRGMVNRFDSGRGGSRWDSAGEFGGRGGGFGGRGGGFGGRSGGFGMRDDSFGRGRGFPGHDAGRMNVGRGGFGRFGNNNMDGRGFGRGGGGGGGGGSGRGFGRGGGRFDNRRGRSRSRSPDLVRPRRSPSYSRSRSRSYSRSRSRSWSRSRSRSPRRSGHKRSRSYSRSPSPVYERRDRRPRVSGFDIKPPAESVVNPDTVGTAASETVAPAPLSGRQWNGVVESEVEAALVDKP
- the LOC106335062 gene encoding DEAD-box ATP-dependent RNA helicase 40 isoform X2 → MATAEAAPASAGPRYAPEDPTLPKPWKGLIDGSSGVLYYWNPETNVTQYERPSPPLPAGAPPKLAQIPVPSAGQQGHQTQLELGKPVGHVPQQHGLQQQPQQFPSQHGRPQMMQQQQHPVQQMPQQSGQQFSQQQGQSMAPQPHGHPSQQTYQPTPQQQQQHSQMPQQLSHQYPHSQQQYMGYRPYMQPQGNQNSHQMGPQGQQFPSQQEYNSMPPKREGEEFHRGEKTGFSQPHLQNSEASPSQNTAFEAKASSQRPNATQQYNGPQGNFQHPAAVTQFQQPGANLAHQQLGPRPPHHMDQMLHQKSHASPFRSNNTYENNLQARPGNDSYGNTRMEGPMRGAQPRHPAAMPEDIRIGGGPPAHADPAMGQTGHGPYGHAGPAFPTAGRPHFATTPDGPHLSPVDSYRKQHEITVTGENIPAPFITFESSGLPPELLRELLSAGFPSPTPIQAQTWPIALQNRDIVAIAKTGSGKTLGYLIPAFTLLRHCRNDPRNGPTVLILAPTRELATQIQNEALRFGRSSRISCTCLYGGAPKGPQLQELERGADIVVATPGRLNDILEMRKIDFQQVSLLVLDEADRMLDMGFEPQIRKIVNEIPPRRQTLMYTATWPNEVRKIANDLLVNPVQVNIGSVDELAANKAITQYVEVVPQMEKEGRLEQILRSQERGSKVIIFCATKRLCDHLSRSVGRNFGAVVIHGDKSQGERDWVLNQFRSGKSCVLIATDVAARGLDIKDIRVVINYDFPTGVEDYVHRIGRTGRAGATGVAFTFFTEQDWKYAPDLIKVLEGANQQVPPQVRDIAMRGGGGGGPGFNQDRRGMVNRFDSGRGGSRWDSAGEFGGRGGGFGGRGGGFGGRSGGFGMRDDSFGRGRGFPGHDAGRMNVGRGGFGRFGNNNMDGRGFGRGGGGGSGRGFGRGGGRFDNRRGRSRSRSPDLVRPRRSPSYSRSRSRSYSRSRSRSWSRSRSRSPRRSGHKRSRSYSRSPSPVYERRDRRPRVSGFDIKPPAESVVNPDTVGTAASETVAPAPLSGRQWNGVVESEVEAALVDKP